The genomic stretch TTATTTAGTCTTTAAATCAAAAAGTAGGAAAATCCCAATCTCTTTTTTTACTTTTTAATACTTTTTTAGTGCAAAAATATTTAAAACTAATTTAAAGATTCTTCTATAAATAAACATAAAAAGACTCCGGTACAAATCCGGAGCCAATAAAATCTATATTTCTATTATTTTTAGTCTATTCCTTTTCGTTAATTCCAAGATCTTTCTTTATACTATCTAAAGTTGCTGACTTGTATTTCTTTTTAGGTGTTAGTGAATTTGCGATTGAAGTATTTTGCATTAAGTAGTTTTTCTCTACAAATGCAAAGTCTTTCGCATCAACAACGCCATCAAAGTTAATATCCGCAGCACGTTTATTTGTTCCCCAATAAGTTTGAATATAAATCGCATCCATTACGTCGATGACATTATCGCCATTTACATCACCTGCACTATTTTTGTCCATTTCTACTAACTTTTGCGCACCAGCAAAATCTCCATCGAAGTCTCTGATTGTTTTTGTTGATAGTTTGCTAGTAAAATGGCCCGGTACTTTCACATAAATGTCATAGTCTTTATCTGAAAAAGGTAGGTTATTAAATGTAAAGTATGAACTTTTTGTAAGACTACTTACATCATAAGTTTTACCGTTTGCATCTTGTGCATATATTTTTGCTCCAAGCTTAGAGTAGTCTACCTTCGAATCTATTTGATTTGCTCCTGATATTAGGAAAGCTTCAGGTGACATAACTCCACTCACCATTGATTGTTTTGGTAATACGTAAAATGGTTTATCTTTATATACACGAATTAAGTTAGTAGTAGTTGCATCTGCTGTTTTCTTATATTTAAACGATGATACATCAAATCCATATCCTTCTTGTAAATATAGATTATCTTTTGTCAATTTAAGTGTAACATCTAAGAACGGTAAGTCTTTATCAATTGTTAAACTTCCTTGGTCAATAGAAGCACCAACTTTAACCGAACCTGTACTCAACACTGGTGCCGTTAAGTTAACTTTTGCCCCTTTTTCTTCAGCATATTTTTTAAATGCATCATTGATTTTTACACTTTGGAATGAATAATTATTATTAGAAAAAGGCAAAGTGAACTCTCCAGATGCAAGTTGCTTAATATTGTTTAAGTTCAATGTCATTGTAATTTCGTCACCAAGTCGGATCTTGTCTTTGTTATAGGTTGGAACCGCATATTCAGTTCCTGCTTTTATAAATTTATAATTTTTAATACCTTTTGGATATGAATCGGCTGCTGTTCCATTATCAAAAACAAATAAATTGGAATCTACAAAGCCTACTCCATCAACTCCAGTTTTAGTTACAGGAAATCTAAAGTTACCATCCTTATCAATTGAAAGGAACATATTATTATATAAGCTATATTCAAAATATAATGCTCCATTAATCGATTGATCAACATTTAAACCTTTCTGTTTCAGCCGATCAACACCCGCATCAAATACATTACCATGAATCCAGATTGCTGGCCCACTATAACCAGGTTCTGTCGTATACATTGATTCATTTACTTCATAAATACCTGGCTTCATATCTACTTCTACTTTAGGAGGGGTATTGTCAATCGTAACATTCGAATCCATACTGTATGATTTTCCTTGGTCATCATGCGTAACCATTTCAAAGGTATAGTCTCCTTCAGGCAGCCTTACCTTTTGATTGGAAATAGGTCGTTTTTTATCATTTGTAAATGGGTATACTACACCAGTAAATAAAGCTTCTGAGTAATAGTCTTTGCCTGTCAATAAATTACTTGCAGCAAAAGTTCCTACAAGTCCAATTGGTTCGCCTGTATTTCCATCTTTTACTAATACATCGATCGTTGTTGCTGGGCTTGACAATTTAAAGTACACATTTACATATTGTTGTACCATAGGATGACTAATTTCCGGATCATTCGTCATCATAGGTCTACTCACACGCATGTAATCAAACCCTTTACTATTTCTTATGTTAATTGCAAATGGGATTTGATAATTTTCTTCTTGATTCTTTGAATTGACAAAATAAATATATCCTTCATATCTTCCTGTTACTGCTTGTTTTGGTACATTAATTGTTGGATTAATTTCGACAGATTTTCCTGCAGCTACAGATATAGTACTTGGTATATCTACTGTTATACCATTTTTTTCGCCATCTTGAACTTCACCTTTTGCTTGTAATAACTTAACACTTATATCGAACTTCTTCAGATCCTGCTTATTACGATTTTCAACCACTACTTTTCGACTGTCTTGAATATTCTTAGCGTCTACTAAATAGTGAGTACCAAAAGCAATTGATCCTGTTTCTTCATCGATATCGACTATATTGCCGTCTACTTCATTTTTCGTTTTGTCCATAACTTTTAATAAAGTATCAGAATGAACTGCCTCATACACATCAATTCTCCCTGCTCCTACTTCATTAACAGAATAATCGCCGTTCATTTTATCAGCTGTATTCATTAATGCTTCTTTTACTTCAAAAGGTGTATAGTCAGGATGCGCTTGCAAGATTAATGCTGCTGATCCAGTAACATGAGGTGTAGCCATTGACGTTCCTGAAAGACGACCATATGCCATATCGTAATTCGTATCATCATTTTTGTTATTCATATAGATAGGAAGTGTAGAGAATATTGATACACCAGGTCCTACGACATCTGGTTTGATATCATCATTTCCTTCAGCAGGTCCCCTTGAACTAAAATCTGCTAGGTGATCTCCTTCTGTTTTCAGACTTC from Arthrobacter citreus encodes the following:
- a CDS encoding S8 family serine peptidase; amino-acid sequence: MKKGNLKRVLTGTVITSMLFTTGIHYKANAEEKNQNNPKSVEKMLASLTDEQRMALKQLDASPGFVISPDINQKTSELVNVIVEFNEAPAKVEVLKQAVKGKRLSLSSAKTQQSSDHTKFKQEWNKVKSQNERKADKMKDAKITREYNDAFNGVAMTLPGTTVQQLLSTGVVKRVWKDNQVKLDEPKVADEMQTSTPTKVDDSLPQIGADKLHDENITGKGVKVGVIDTGIDYNHPDLKGIFKGGYDFVDNDSDPMETTYKDWKASGQAETDANGSTYYTEHGTHVSGSIGAQKKNNSPSAVMGVAPDVDLYVYRVLGPYGSGSNDAVMAGIDKAVKDGMDVINLSLGSSVNDPLEATSIAINNAMLSGTVACVAAGNAGPDEKTLGSPGAAALAVTVGASDVSQTIPTYNASAGDQNFTNMQLLAQNYSDKLEGLQNTTLQLVDVGLGTKADYTNKDVAGKVALIQRGTYTFDEKVQNAKAAGAKAAIVYNNVDGNIDAFIGEGTNYIPSFRISKADGERLKGQKEITFQSLGSLKTEGDHLADFSSRGPAEGNDDIKPDVVGPGVSIFSTLPIYMNNKNDDTNYDMAYGRLSGTSMATPHVTGSAALILQAHPDYTPFEVKEALMNTADKMNGDYSVNEVGAGRIDVYEAVHSDTLLKVMDKTKNEVDGNIVDIDEETGSIAFGTHYLVDAKNIQDSRKVVVENRNKQDLKKFDISVKLLQAKGEVQDGEKNGITVDIPSTISVAAGKSVEINPTINVPKQAVTGRYEGYIYFVNSKNQEENYQIPFAINIRNSKGFDYMRVSRPMMTNDPEISHPMVQQYVNVYFKLSSPATTIDVLVKDGNTGEPIGLVGTFAASNLLTGKDYYSEALFTGVVYPFTNDKKRPISNQKVRLPEGDYTFEMVTHDDQGKSYSMDSNVTIDNTPPKVEVDMKPGIYEVNESMYTTEPGYSGPAIWIHGNVFDAGVDRLKQKGLNVDQSINGALYFEYSLYNNMFLSIDKDGNFRFPVTKTGVDGVGFVDSNLFVFDNGTAADSYPKGIKNYKFIKAGTEYAVPTYNKDKIRLGDEITMTLNLNNIKQLASGEFTLPFSNNNYSFQSVKINDAFKKYAEEKGAKVNLTAPVLSTGSVKVGASIDQGSLTIDKDLPFLDVTLKLTKDNLYLQEGYGFDVSSFKYKKTADATTTNLIRVYKDKPFYVLPKQSMVSGVMSPEAFLISGANQIDSKVDYSKLGAKIYAQDANGKTYDVSSLTKSSYFTFNNLPFSDKDYDIYVKVPGHFTSKLSTKTIRDFDGDFAGAQKLVEMDKNSAGDVNGDNVIDVMDAIYIQTYWGTNKRAADINFDGVVDAKDFAFVEKNYLMQNTSIANSLTPKKKYKSATLDSIKKDLGINEKE